A genomic region of Miscanthus floridulus cultivar M001 chromosome 3, ASM1932011v1, whole genome shotgun sequence contains the following coding sequences:
- the LOC136547594 gene encoding (+)-neomenthol dehydrogenase-like gives MEKAAHVAAGATQDSYPHRLDAVRHDSAEAIPERLAVVTGGNKGVGLEVCRQLALQGVTVILTARDEKRGKDAAETLRRESELPNIIFHQLDVRDDDSVATLARYIERRYGKFDILVNNAAISGIVADEEGLKALNIDAETLTSGRAANLLKEVFQNTNDEAFNCLNTNYYGCKRVTEALLPLLKLSTSGARIVNASSLASELKRMPNEKLRNDLSNIDIWDEDRIEVVLNTFLEDLKSGQLEEAGWPMMLPAYSVSKMVINLYTRIMSRRYPEMRINCVRPGFVKTDINWNLGVLTPEQGARGPVMLALLPDDGPTGCYFDQVEMVNVW, from the exons ATGGAGAAAGCTGCGCACGTTGCCGCCGGCGCGACGCAGGACTCGTATCCGCACAG GCTTGACGCAGTGAGGCATGACTCTGCTGAAGCGATTCCTGAAAG ACTCGCGGTGGTCACAGGAGGAAACAAAGGAGTTGGCCTAGAAGTATGCCGCCAGCTTGCTCTCCAGGGTGTGACAGTTATCCTTACAGCAAGGGACGAGAAACGAGGAAAAGATGCCGCCGAGACCCTTCGCCGTGAATCCGAACTCCCAAATATAATCTTCCATCAGCTCGATGTCAGAGATGATGACAGTGTCGCCACATTGGCCCGGTATATTGAAAGAAGATATGGGAAGTTCGACATCTTG GTGAACAATGCAGCTATTTCAGGAATTGTAGCAGATGAGGAAGGCCTGAAAGCTCTCAACATTGATGCAGAGACATTG ACATCTGGCAGGGCGGCTAATCTTCTCAAAGAAGTATTCCAGAATACCAATGATGAGGCATTCAACTGTCTCAATACCAATTACTATGGATGCAAACGAGTAACAGAGGCTCTTCTTCCCCTTTTGAAGCTATCTACATCAGGAGCAAGGATTGTCAATGCCTCCTCACTTGCGTCGGAGCTGAAG AGAATGCCAAATGAGAAGCTGCGAAACGATTTGAGCAACATCGACATCTGGGACGAGGATCGGATAGAAGTAGTGCTCAACACATTCTTGGAGGACCTGAAGAGCGGGCAGCTAGAAGAGGCCGGGTGGCCCATGATGCTACCAGCCTACAGTGTATCGAAAATGGTCATCAATCTGTACACCAGGATTATGTCAAGGAGGTATCCGGAGATGCGCATCAACTGTGTGCGGCCTGGCTTTGTAAAGACGGACATCAACTGGAATCTGGGGGTCCTGACGCCTGAACAAGGTGCAAGAGGGCCAGTCATGCTAGCTCTGCTCCCTGATGACGGACCAACTGGATGCTATTTTGATCAGGTGGAAATGGTGAACGTGTGGTGA
- the LOC136542857 gene encoding triphosphate tunnel metalloenzyme 3-like — protein MEVEIKLRLPDAAAHRRLSAFLAPRLRRTHAQRNLFFDAAARTLAAATAALRVRLYDGPDDRAPERAVLALKRRPRIDAGVSRVEEVEEPLDPALALACADDPALLGGLDSPIIRLVAAEYGVGGDAAPFICLGGFRNRRAVYDYELEDGGGGLVLELDETRFDFGTSYELECETAEPDRVKEVLESLLTVAGVPYEYSRSNKFACFMAGKLLP, from the coding sequence ATGGAGGTTGAGATCAAGCTCCGCCTCCCCGACGCCGCCGCGCACCGCCGTCTGTCCGCTTTCCTCGCGCCCCGCCTACGCCGCACCCACGCCCAGCGGaacctcttcttcgacgccgccgcgcgcacgctcgccgccgccaccgccgcgctcCGCGTCCGCCTCTACGACGGGCCCGACGACCGCGCCCCCGAGCGCGCCGTCCTCGCGCTCAAGCGCCGCCCGCGGATCGACGCCGGCGTCAGCCGCGTCGAGGAGGTCGAGGAGCCACTCGACCCCGCGCTCGCCCTCGCCTGCGCCGACGACCCCGCCCTCCTCGGCGGCCTCGACTCCCCCATCATCCGCCTCGTCGCCGCCGAGTACGGCGTTGGCGGGGACGCCGCGCCCTTCATCTGCCTCGGCGGCTTCAGGAACAGGCGCGCAGTCTACGACTACGAGCTCGAGGATGGCGGTGGCGGCCTCGTGCTGGAGCTCGACGAGACGCGGTTCGACTTCGGGACCAGCTACGAGCTCGAGTGTGAGACGGCGGAGCCTGACCGGGTCAAGGAGGTGCTGGAGAGCCTGCTCACGGTGGCCGGCGTGCCCTACGAGTACTCCCGGAGTAACAAGTTCGCTTGCTTCATGGCAGGGAAGCTGCTTCCTTGA